Proteins found in one Seonamhaeicola sp. S2-3 genomic segment:
- a CDS encoding cysteine desulfurase family protein has protein sequence MKPVYFDNAATTQIREEVITSMRSVMENNYGNPSSSHSFGRASKALVEQSRKTIASFFNVLASEIIFTSGGTEADNLVLRSAVRDLGVEEIITSKIEHHAVLHTIDALVEEYNVTVKYVKLDLNGSIDLLHLESLLQNTTKKQLVSLMQINNEIGNILDVKTVAEMCKAHDALFHTDAVQSVGHYHLDLQEVKIDFLAASAHKFHGPKGVGFAVVRKNTGLKPLIFGGEQERGLRAGTESVHNIVGMETALKYAYGNLEKEALYIKNLKQYFVNKITKTIPEVVFNGLSNDMDKSAYTLVNICLPTTLGSASMLQFQLDLKGIACSRGSACQSGSAQVSHVLTEILSDDAIKKPSLRFSFSIYNTTEEIDYVVETLKSFCY, from the coding sequence CTATGCGTAGTGTTATGGAAAATAATTACGGAAACCCTTCGTCTTCGCACAGTTTTGGAAGAGCTTCAAAGGCTTTGGTGGAACAATCTAGAAAAACTATAGCCAGTTTTTTTAATGTATTGGCTAGTGAAATTATTTTTACTTCGGGAGGTACAGAAGCCGATAATTTGGTATTAAGAAGTGCTGTTAGAGATTTGGGGGTGGAAGAAATAATTACTTCAAAAATTGAACATCATGCCGTTTTGCACACTATTGATGCTCTTGTTGAAGAATATAATGTTACCGTTAAATACGTGAAATTAGATTTAAATGGAAGTATAGATTTACTTCATTTAGAAAGTTTACTGCAGAATACAACCAAGAAACAATTGGTTAGCTTAATGCAAATTAATAACGAAATAGGTAATATTTTAGATGTGAAAACAGTGGCAGAAATGTGTAAAGCACATGATGCTTTGTTTCATACCGATGCGGTACAATCTGTAGGGCATTATCATTTAGATTTACAAGAAGTTAAAATAGATTTTTTAGCGGCATCGGCACATAAATTTCATGGTCCTAAAGGGGTAGGGTTTGCTGTTGTTAGAAAAAATACAGGTTTAAAACCGCTTATTTTTGGAGGTGAGCAAGAACGCGGTCTTAGAGCAGGAACCGAAAGTGTGCATAACATTGTGGGTATGGAAACGGCTTTAAAATATGCTTATGGTAATTTAGAAAAAGAAGCTCTGTATATTAAAAACTTAAAGCAGTATTTTGTAAATAAAATAACTAAAACCATACCAGAAGTAGTTTTTAATGGACTTTCTAATGATATGGATAAAAGCGCTTATACTTTAGTGAATATTTGCTTACCTACAACCTTGGGTAGCGCAAGTATGTTGCAATTTCAGTTAGATTTAAAAGGAATAGCATGCTCTAGAGGTAGTGCTTGCCAAAGCGGAAGTGCACAAGTATCTCATGTGTTAACAGAAATTTTATCTGATGATGCTATTAAAAAACCATCATTACGTTTTTCTTTTAGTATTTATAATACTACAGAAGAAATTGATTATGTAGTTGAAACTCTAAAAAGCTTTTGCTATTAA